ATAGGGACCCCAGCCCCCCTATTCCCCCCATAGGGCTGGCGTTCCCGGAGTGGGCCTACAAGGCGGAGTCGAGCCCCGGCTCGCGGCAGATCCAGCTGTGGCACTTCATCCTGGAGCTGCTGCGCCAGGAGCGCTACCGGCACGTCATCGCCTGGCAG
The DNA window shown above is from Meleagris gallopavo isolate NT-WF06-2002-E0010 breed Aviagen turkey brand Nicholas breeding stock unplaced genomic scaffold, Turkey_5.1 ChrUn_random_7180001951236, whole genome shotgun sequence and carries:
- the LOC104916915 gene encoding ETS domain-containing transcription factor ERF-like — protein: DPSPPIPPIGLAFPEWAYKAESSPGSRQIQLWHFILELLRQERYRHVIAWQGDYGEFVIKDPDEVARLWGARKCKPHMNYDKLSRALR